In Bacillus sp. SB49, a single window of DNA contains:
- the yaaA gene encoding S4 domain-containing protein YaaA yields MSEQIGITTEYIPLGQFLKLANIVESGGMVKIFLAEFEVYVNGEPENRRGRKLYLGDTVEIEQFGSYTVVQEG; encoded by the coding sequence ATGAGCGAACAAATCGGTATCACGACAGAATACATTCCTCTCGGTCAATTTCTAAAATTGGCGAACATTGTCGAATCCGGAGGAATGGTGAAGATTTTTCTGGCAGAATTCGAGGTGTATGTCAACGGGGAACCGGAAAACCGCCGTGGGCGCAAACTGTACCTGGGAGATACAGTAGAAATAGAACAATTCGGCAGCTACACCGTTGTCCAGGAAGGGTAA
- the recF gene encoding DNA replication/repair protein RecF (All proteins in this family for which functions are known are DNA-binding proteins that assist the filamentation of RecA onto DNA for the initiation of recombination or recombinational repair.): MHIKELSLRSYRNYDDLSLTFDHKINVIIGENAQGKTNLMEAIYVLAFTRSHRTPRDKELIQWDQEYGKIKGSISKRNQRFPLEIIISNKGKKAKLNHMEQKRLSDYIGALNVVMFAPEDLNLVKGSPQVRRRFIDMEIGQIQPRYIYHLGQYQKILKQRNHLLKDLQRKPGADRTMLAVLTEQLMEHAATIVERRFKFLQLLRSWAAPIHEGISRQLEQLQISYDASVKVSEDMNLETIKKTYSEKFAEIEAKEVERGTTLAGPHRDDLLFYVNGKDVQTYGSQGQQRTTALSLKLAEIELIHSEVGEYPILLLDDVLSELDDFRQSHLLHTIQGKVQTFVSTTSIEGIEHEALEEAAIFRVREGTIDVEK; this comes from the coding sequence ATGCATATCAAGGAACTGTCCCTGAGATCGTACCGGAATTATGATGATCTCTCCCTGACTTTCGACCATAAGATCAACGTCATCATTGGTGAAAATGCCCAGGGTAAAACCAATTTGATGGAAGCGATCTATGTCTTAGCGTTCACTCGTTCACACCGGACGCCGAGAGATAAAGAATTGATACAGTGGGATCAAGAGTATGGTAAAATAAAAGGTAGTATTTCTAAACGGAATCAACGCTTTCCCCTTGAAATCATCATTTCCAATAAAGGGAAAAAAGCGAAGTTGAATCATATGGAACAAAAGCGTTTGAGTGACTATATCGGCGCTTTGAATGTCGTCATGTTTGCACCTGAGGATCTCAATCTTGTCAAAGGGAGTCCTCAGGTGCGTCGTCGGTTTATCGACATGGAAATCGGGCAGATCCAGCCAAGGTATATTTATCACCTCGGACAGTATCAAAAAATACTCAAGCAGCGAAATCATTTATTGAAAGACCTGCAGAGAAAGCCGGGGGCAGACCGGACGATGCTTGCCGTCCTGACAGAGCAGCTGATGGAACACGCAGCGACGATCGTCGAGCGGAGGTTCAAGTTCCTTCAGCTTCTTCGTTCATGGGCGGCTCCGATCCATGAAGGGATCAGCCGACAGCTGGAACAATTACAAATTTCCTATGATGCGAGTGTGAAAGTATCAGAGGATATGAATTTGGAAACAATAAAGAAGACATATTCGGAAAAGTTCGCGGAAATAGAAGCAAAAGAGGTGGAACGCGGCACCACGCTTGCCGGTCCGCACCGGGACGATCTCTTGTTCTATGTTAACGGGAAGGATGTTCAGACGTACGGCTCCCAAGGCCAGCAGCGGACGACGGCGTTGTCTTTGAAACTCGCAGAAATCGAATTGATTCACAGCGAAGTGGGAGAATACCCGATTCTTCTGTTGGATGACGTGCTCAGCGAGCTGGATGACTTCCGTCAGTCCCACCTGCTTCATACGATCCAAGGGAAAGTGCAGACGTTCGTTTCGACGACGAGCATTGAAGGGATCGAACATGAGGCGTTGGAGGAGGCTGCGATATTCCGTGTCCGTGAAGGAACGATAGACGTTGAGAAATGA
- the remB gene encoding extracellular matrix regulator RemB: protein MFIHIGDDHVIHSEDVVAIIDNSLISSSSIIEEFIFNQRKNRQVIETEDHQAKSIVITNDVIYFSPLSVFTLKKRANMMTTLSKLEDFSEET from the coding sequence ATGTTTATTCACATCGGGGATGACCATGTGATTCATTCGGAAGACGTAGTGGCGATCATCGATAACAGCTTGATTTCTTCTTCCTCGATCATCGAGGAGTTTATTTTCAATCAGCGAAAAAACAGACAGGTTATTGAAACAGAAGATCATCAAGCGAAGTCTATCGTCATAACGAACGATGTGATCTACTTCAGTCCACTGTCTGTTTTCACGTTGAAGAAACGTGCCAATATGATGACGACCTTAAGCAAGCTTGAGGATTTCTCGGAGGAAACATAA
- the gyrB gene encoding DNA topoisomerase (ATP-hydrolyzing) subunit B — translation MKEDIIEEQQAYDESQIQVLEGLEAVRKRPGMYIGSTNEKGLHHLVWEIVDNSIDEAMAGYCDHIEVAIEEDNSITVTDNGRGIPVGIQEKTGRPAVETILTVLHAGGKFGGGGYKVSGGLHGVGASVVNALSTKLEVFVHRDGNIYYQAYHRGVPADDLKVIGETDITGTRITFKPDEEIFSETQEYKFEILANRLRELAFLNKGLTITIDDKRTDEDPVQYHFEGGILSYVEHMNRTREVLHDAFFIEGEQDEISIEIAMQYNDGFASNIYSYANNIHTYEGGTHESGFKTGLTRVINDYARKNNMFKETDPNLTGDDVREGLTAIISLKHPDPQFEGQTKTKLGNSEARTVTDALFSENFSRFLFENPQMAKTIVEKGLMASRARMAAKKARELTRRKSALEVSNLPGKLADCSSKDAKISELYIVEGDSAGGSAKQGRDRHFQAILPLRGKIINVEKARLDKILSNNEIRTIITALGTGIGEDFDIEKARYHKIVIMTDADVDGAHIRTLLLTFFYRYMRPLIEKGYIYIAQPPLYKIQQGKATYYTYSDKGLDSMLAQLSASPKPGIQRYKGLGEMNPEQLWETTMDPETRSMLQVNLEDAMGADETFDILMGDKVEPRRNFIQENAQYVQNLDV, via the coding sequence ATGAAGGAAGATATTATCGAAGAACAACAGGCGTATGATGAGAGTCAAATACAGGTACTGGAAGGGTTGGAGGCTGTTCGGAAACGTCCGGGAATGTACATCGGATCGACGAACGAAAAGGGCCTTCACCACCTCGTATGGGAGATTGTCGATAACAGTATTGACGAAGCGATGGCCGGTTACTGTGACCATATTGAAGTTGCCATTGAAGAGGATAACAGCATCACGGTTACAGATAATGGGCGCGGTATCCCTGTAGGTATTCAGGAAAAGACCGGTCGTCCTGCCGTAGAGACGATCCTGACCGTTCTCCACGCCGGCGGTAAATTCGGCGGCGGAGGATACAAAGTGTCCGGAGGTCTGCACGGGGTGGGAGCTTCTGTCGTGAACGCCTTATCAACAAAGCTGGAAGTATTCGTTCACCGGGATGGGAACATTTATTACCAGGCCTACCACCGCGGTGTACCTGCGGATGATTTGAAAGTGATCGGTGAGACAGACATTACTGGAACACGCATCACATTCAAGCCTGATGAAGAGATCTTCTCAGAAACGCAGGAGTATAAGTTCGAAATCCTGGCCAACCGTCTGCGTGAGCTTGCTTTCCTGAATAAAGGATTGACGATAACGATCGATGATAAACGTACGGATGAAGATCCGGTCCAATATCATTTCGAAGGTGGGATCCTTTCCTACGTCGAACACATGAACCGTACGCGTGAAGTTCTGCATGATGCCTTTTTCATCGAAGGCGAGCAGGATGAAATCTCCATCGAAATCGCAATGCAGTACAACGATGGATTCGCAAGCAATATCTATTCCTACGCGAACAACATCCATACCTATGAAGGTGGAACACATGAATCCGGGTTCAAGACAGGACTGACGCGTGTCATTAACGACTACGCCCGCAAGAACAACATGTTCAAGGAGACCGACCCGAACTTGACCGGGGACGACGTCCGGGAAGGACTGACAGCGATCATCTCGCTCAAACACCCGGATCCCCAGTTTGAGGGACAGACGAAGACGAAACTTGGGAACAGTGAAGCGAGAACCGTGACGGACGCCTTGTTCTCAGAGAATTTCTCCAGATTCCTTTTTGAAAACCCGCAAATGGCGAAAACGATTGTCGAGAAGGGCCTGATGGCTTCAAGAGCAAGAATGGCAGCGAAGAAAGCCAGGGAATTGACCCGCCGTAAGAGCGCGTTGGAAGTATCCAACCTGCCTGGTAAATTAGCAGACTGTTCTTCCAAAGATGCCAAAATATCAGAACTGTACATCGTTGAGGGTGACTCTGCCGGAGGTTCAGCAAAGCAGGGCCGTGACAGGCACTTCCAAGCTATTCTTCCATTGAGAGGTAAGATTATCAACGTAGAGAAAGCGCGCCTGGATAAGATTCTTTCCAACAACGAAATCAGAACAATCATTACGGCGCTCGGTACGGGAATCGGTGAAGATTTCGACATAGAGAAAGCCCGTTACCATAAGATCGTCATCATGACGGATGCCGATGTCGACGGTGCCCATATCCGTACATTGCTGCTGACGTTCTTCTATCGTTACATGCGTCCTCTGATCGAAAAAGGCTATATTTACATCGCCCAGCCGCCGCTGTATAAGATCCAGCAGGGGAAAGCGACGTACTATACCTACAGCGACAAAGGACTTGATTCCATGCTTGCCCAGCTTTCTGCTTCACCGAAACCAGGGATTCAGCGTTACAAGGGACTTGGAGAGATGAACCCGGAACAGCTGTGGGAGACAACGATGGATCCGGAAACCCGTTCGATGCTTCAGGTGAATCTGGAAGATGCGATGGGCGCTGATGAAACATTTGATATCCTGATGGGGGACAAAGTCGAACCGCGTCGTAACTTCATTCAGGAAAATGCCCAGTATGTACAGAATCTTGATGTGTAA
- the gyrA gene encoding DNA gyrase subunit A, with protein MVDQPERPRVQEINISQEMRTSFLDYAMSVIVARALPDVRDGLKPVHRRILYAMHDLGMHADKAYKKSARIVGEVIGKYHPHGDSAVYDTMVRMAQDFNYRYMLVDGHGNFGSVDGDAAAAMRYTEARMSKISMEILRDINKDTIDYNDNYDGTEREPAVLPSKFPNLLVNGGAGIAVGMATNIPPHQLGEVIDAVLALSKDEDITIQELMENHIYGPDFPTAGKILGLSGIRKAYETGKGSITVRAKVDIEEQANGKTRLLVTELPYQVNKARLVEKIADLARDKKIDGITDLRDESDRNGMRVVIELRRDVNPNVLLNNLYKMTALQSTFGINILALVDGHPKVLNLKQCLEHYLEHQKVVIRRRTEFELKKAEARAHILAGLRIALDHLDEVIALIRESQTTDIARNGLMERFGLSEKQAQAILDMRLQRLTGLEREKIEEEYQELIKHIAELKAILADDEKVLEIIRGELLDIKERYNDERRTEIVLGGTDFIEDEDLIPEETVIVTLTHQGYVKRLPATTYRSQRRGGRGVQGMGTHEEDFVEHLLSTSTHNTLLFFSNKGKVYKAKGYEVPEFSRTAKGIPIINMLNIEQDEWINAVIAVEDFVDDWYLVFTTRNGITKRTTLSQFANIRKGGLIALGLREDDELISVRLTDGSKDIMIGTRNGYLIRFNEDQIRPMGRTAAGVKGISLRDDDHVVSMEILDDSLQVLTVTTNGYGKRTPASDYRITNRGGKGIITCNLTDKNGHVVSTKAVNGEEDIMIITASGVLIRMPMESISETGRNTQGVRLIRLGDGEEVATVARVESEKEEEELLEEAMEAEAEKQAEQEASETESESGNDPTEES; from the coding sequence ATGGTCGATCAACCCGAACGCCCGCGCGTGCAGGAAATCAATATCAGTCAGGAAATGAGAACCTCTTTCCTGGACTATGCGATGAGTGTTATCGTCGCCCGTGCCCTTCCGGATGTAAGGGATGGATTGAAGCCTGTACACCGGAGAATATTGTATGCCATGCATGACCTTGGAATGCACGCAGATAAAGCTTATAAGAAATCGGCTCGTATCGTAGGGGAAGTTATCGGTAAGTATCACCCGCACGGAGATTCCGCTGTTTACGATACGATGGTCCGTATGGCTCAGGATTTCAACTACCGTTACATGCTTGTAGACGGTCACGGTAACTTCGGTTCTGTGGACGGGGACGCCGCAGCCGCCATGCGTTACACAGAGGCCCGAATGTCCAAAATCTCGATGGAGATCCTTCGTGATATCAACAAGGATACGATCGATTACAATGACAACTATGATGGTACCGAGCGTGAACCAGCCGTTCTGCCATCCAAATTCCCGAACTTGCTCGTGAACGGAGGAGCGGGAATTGCTGTCGGTATGGCAACAAACATCCCTCCCCACCAGTTGGGGGAAGTCATCGACGCAGTCCTTGCCTTGAGTAAGGATGAGGATATTACAATCCAGGAATTGATGGAAAATCATATTTACGGCCCGGACTTCCCTACTGCCGGTAAGATCCTTGGCTTGAGCGGTATCCGTAAAGCCTATGAAACTGGGAAAGGCTCGATTACCGTTCGTGCCAAAGTCGATATTGAAGAACAGGCGAACGGCAAAACACGTCTGCTTGTCACAGAGCTTCCATACCAGGTGAACAAAGCCCGTCTTGTAGAGAAGATCGCCGATCTTGCCCGTGATAAGAAGATTGACGGTATCACCGATCTTCGTGACGAGTCTGACCGGAACGGAATGCGTGTCGTTATCGAGCTTCGCAGAGATGTGAATCCGAACGTCCTCTTGAATAATTTGTATAAAATGACAGCTCTGCAGTCTACTTTCGGCATCAACATCCTTGCTCTCGTTGACGGCCATCCGAAGGTCCTCAACCTTAAGCAGTGTCTGGAGCATTACTTAGAGCACCAGAAGGTCGTTATCAGACGACGTACCGAATTCGAACTGAAAAAAGCGGAAGCGCGTGCCCACATTTTGGCGGGGCTGCGTATCGCACTTGATCATCTGGATGAAGTGATCGCGCTGATTCGTGAATCGCAGACGACAGACATTGCGAGAAACGGCTTGATGGAACGATTCGGTCTTTCAGAGAAACAAGCCCAGGCGATTCTTGATATGCGCCTTCAGCGTTTGACTGGTCTTGAAAGAGAGAAGATCGAAGAAGAGTACCAGGAGCTTATCAAGCATATTGCCGAATTGAAGGCAATCCTGGCCGATGACGAGAAGGTTCTTGAGATTATTCGTGGAGAGCTCCTCGACATCAAAGAGCGGTACAATGATGAGCGCCGTACAGAAATCGTCCTTGGCGGTACAGACTTTATTGAAGATGAAGACCTGATTCCGGAAGAGACGGTCATCGTGACATTGACTCACCAGGGATACGTGAAACGTCTTCCTGCAACCACGTATCGTTCCCAGCGCCGCGGAGGACGCGGAGTACAGGGAATGGGCACTCATGAAGAAGATTTCGTGGAACACCTGCTTTCTACTTCTACTCACAATACGCTGTTGTTCTTCTCCAACAAAGGGAAGGTTTACAAGGCAAAAGGGTATGAAGTACCGGAATTCAGCCGTACTGCGAAAGGAATCCCGATCATCAACATGCTGAATATCGAGCAGGATGAATGGATCAATGCCGTCATCGCTGTCGAAGATTTCGTAGATGACTGGTACCTCGTCTTCACAACGAGAAACGGGATTACGAAACGGACGACATTGTCCCAGTTCGCCAATATTCGTAAAGGCGGTCTGATCGCCCTCGGTCTTCGGGAAGATGATGAACTTATCTCCGTTCGTCTTACGGATGGATCGAAGGATATCATGATCGGAACAAGGAACGGATATCTGATCCGGTTCAATGAAGACCAGATTCGTCCAATGGGCCGTACAGCAGCTGGTGTGAAGGGAATTTCCCTCCGTGACGATGACCACGTCGTTTCCATGGAAATCCTTGATGACTCCCTGCAGGTATTGACCGTAACGACGAATGGCTACGGAAAGCGTACCCCTGCGAGTGATTACAGAATTACAAACCGTGGTGGTAAAGGAATCATCACGTGTAATCTGACAGATAAGAACGGTCATGTTGTATCAACAAAAGCCGTAAACGGTGAAGAGGATATCATGATCATCACAGCAAGCGGTGTCTTGATCCGCATGCCGATGGAAAGTATTTCCGAAACAGGACGTAACACACAAGGAGTCCGCCTGATCCGTCTTGGAGATGGAGAAGAAGTGGCGACTGTCGCCCGGGTTGAATCCGAGAAAGAGGAAGAAGAACTGTTGGAAGAAGCAATGGAAGCAGAAGCCGAAAAGCAGGCGGAGCAGGAAGCTTCGGAAACAGAATCTGAATCCGGTAACGATCCTACAGAAGAGTCGTAA
- a CDS encoding HD-GYP domain-containing protein, translating into MRVSPGQLTPGCIIVQDVKGRTQRPIIPKNTIVQPVHIEVLKKFQIPYIEISHKRSDGTPFIPQQDTDTETEQPISNTPSPSSVILHTFEEQYLDAVQSYKEWYNSWQAGSAVDIREVRRIMVPLLEKSVESKPDIFTLHHHSTAVDYMYHHGVATGLLSGYVASKMGYSYGEWIQVGLAGALADAGMARIDKRITSKEAALTETEYSQVKNHPALSYRMTEKIASLSKESKLAILQHHERMDGTGYPLGLHHDKIHMFSQILAVSDMYHAMTSERHYRERRSPFLVLEEMLQKQMGRYHQEVIQTLAKELTGYSIGTKVRLSDNSKADILFVDEQDPVRPIVQSNDSIINLKEHLDLYIEEVYE; encoded by the coding sequence ATGAGAGTGAGTCCAGGGCAGTTGACACCGGGATGCATCATCGTTCAAGACGTGAAAGGACGTACACAGCGACCGATCATTCCGAAAAATACCATCGTTCAACCGGTTCATATCGAAGTTTTGAAGAAGTTTCAAATCCCTTACATAGAAATATCCCACAAGCGTTCCGACGGCACACCGTTCATTCCTCAGCAAGACACAGACACAGAAACAGAACAACCGATATCCAATACGCCTTCTCCCTCTTCTGTTATACTGCATACTTTCGAAGAGCAGTACTTGGATGCCGTTCAATCCTATAAGGAATGGTACAATTCCTGGCAGGCCGGGTCCGCCGTCGATATTCGAGAAGTAAGGCGGATCATGGTGCCCCTGCTTGAGAAGTCGGTAGAATCAAAACCGGACATCTTTACACTTCATCATCATTCGACAGCTGTTGATTATATGTATCATCACGGAGTGGCGACCGGCCTCTTATCCGGCTATGTGGCTTCAAAGATGGGATACAGCTATGGAGAATGGATTCAGGTAGGGCTTGCAGGGGCACTTGCTGATGCAGGAATGGCCCGGATCGATAAACGGATAACCAGTAAAGAAGCTGCACTCACCGAAACGGAATACAGTCAGGTGAAGAATCATCCCGCCTTATCCTACCGAATGACAGAGAAAATCGCTTCGTTAAGCAAGGAGTCGAAGCTTGCGATCCTCCAGCACCATGAGCGGATGGATGGGACCGGATATCCACTTGGCCTGCATCACGACAAGATTCACATGTTCAGTCAAATCCTTGCCGTCAGTGACATGTACCATGCCATGACGTCCGAGCGCCATTACAGGGAACGGCGTTCTCCGTTTCTAGTACTCGAGGAAATGCTGCAGAAGCAGATGGGACGGTATCACCAGGAAGTCATTCAAACCTTAGCCAAAGAACTGACAGGCTACTCAATTGGTACGAAGGTACGACTTTCCGATAACAGTAAAGCGGATATTCTCTTTGTAGATGAACAGGATCCAGTCAGACCGATTGTTCAAAGTAACGATTCCATTATTAATTTAAAAGAACACTTGGATTTATATATTGAAGAAGTCTATGAATAA